One genomic segment of Impatiens glandulifera chromosome 6, dImpGla2.1, whole genome shotgun sequence includes these proteins:
- the LOC124942495 gene encoding AT-hook motif nuclear-localized protein 22-like, with translation MDHSRPLPPPFRDLQLHHSPFQFQTHHHQQTPPSAASDDEHSGSGGAAGNKRDRGDDSSNASDGSKELTGGGGRGGSGEVLRRPRGRPSGSKNKPKPPIIITRDSPNALRSHVMEVANGCDVIESVSIFATRRQRGICVLSGSGTVANVTLKQPASPGAVVALHGRFEILSLSGSFLPPPAPPAASSLTIYLAGGQGQVVGGTVVGPLIASGPVIIMAASFGNAAYERLPLEDEEPSPNGALNSSPPQQNVEQQQHGEGNAPSLIHGLPSNLINSCQLPTDGYWGTGRPPF, from the exons ATGGATCACAGCCGTCCACTTCCACCTCCTTTTCGAGATCTCCAACTTCACCACTCACCTTTTCAATTCCAAACACACCACCACCAACAAACTCCTCCTTCCGCCGCCTCCGACGACGAACACAGCGGAAGCGGCGGAGCAGCCGGCAACAAACGCGATCGAGGTGATGATAGTAGCAACGCTTCAG ACGGAAGCAAAGAACTAACCGGAGGAGGGGGTCGAGGAGGATCGGGAGAGGTTTTAAGAAGGCCAAGAGGCCGACCATCCGGATCCAAGAACAAACCAAAGCCTCCTATCATAATCACTCGTGATAGCCCTAACGCTCTCCGTAGCCATGTGATGGAAGTGGCTAACGGATGCGATGTTATCGAGAGTGTTTCTATCTTCGCCACTCGAAGGCAAAGAGGGATATGTGTTTTGAGTGGTAGCGGCACGGTGGCGAATGTAACCCTAAAACAACCGGCGTCTCCGGGAGCGGTTGTGGCTTTGCATGGTAGGTTCGAGATTCTCTCCCTCTCGGGTTCGTTTTTACCACCACCTGCTCCGCCCGCAGCATCTAGTTTGACTATTTATCTGGCGGGCGGACAAGGGCAGGTGGTGGGTGGAACAGTTGTGGGCCCGTTGATAGCTTCGGGTCCAGTGATAATAATGGCAGCCTCTTTTGGAAACGCCGCTTATGAGAGACTTCCATTAGAGGATGAGGAACCGTCACCAAATGGGGCTCTTAATTCGTCCCCTCCGCAACAAAATGTCGAACAACAACAACACGGGGAAGGAAATGCACCGTCGCTAATTCATGGTTTGCCTTCGAATCTTATAAATTCGTGTCAATTGCCAACCGACGGTTATTGGGGAACAGGTCGTCCTCccttttga
- the LOC124942077 gene encoding 4-hydroxy-tetrahydrodipicolinate synthase, chloroplastic-like isoform X2, with the protein MSVIAPQISAFKSYGGFLNESSHRIPMPIFAQSPKMNSKWTFPQASLKPNFHLPMRSFEVKNRTSAEEIQSLRLITAIKTPYLPDGRFDLEAYDDLMNTQIEEGVQGVIVGGTTGEGQLMSWDEHIMLIGHTVNCFGGSIKVIGNTGSNSTREAIHATEQGFAVGMHAALHINPYYGKTSINGLISHFESVIPMGPSIIYNVPSRTGQDIPPRVIQALSTNPNLAGVKECMGNDRVELYTSDGIVVWSGNDDQCHDARWGFGATGVISVVSNLIPGLIRELMFEGKNSSLNGKIMNLIEWLFCEPNPIGLNTALAQLGVVRPVFRLPYVPLPLAKRVEFVRIVEEIGRDKFVGEKEVRVLSDEDFIMVSRY; encoded by the exons ATGTCAGTTATAGCACCGCAGATATCCGCTTTCAAGAGCTACGGCGGATTCCTAAATGAATCAAGTCATCGAATTCCGATGCCAATTTTCGCTCAAAGCCCTAAGAT GAATTCCAAATGGACATTTCCTCAGGCGTCTCTAAAACCTAATTTCCATCTTCCAATGCGAAGTTTCGAGGTTAAAAACAG GACATCGGCTGAGGAAATACAGTCGTTGAGATTAATAACCGCAATCAAAACTCCATATCTACCAGATGGGAGATTCGACCTCGAAGCATATGATGATTTGATGAACACCCAGATTGAAGAAGGCGTGCAAGGTGTGATCGTCGGTGGTACGACCGGCGAAGGTCAATTAATGAGCTGGGATGAACACATAATGCTTATCGGACATACAGTCAATTGCTTCGGCGGATCAATCAAAGTGATAGGAAATACAGGAAGTAATTCAACTCGTGAAGCAATCCACGCAACTGAACAAGGTTTCGCAGTTGGTATGCATGCTGCACTTCATATCAATCCTTACTATGGTAAAACTTCGATAAATGGATTGATTTCTCATTTCGAAAGTGTAATCCCAATGGGACCATCTATTATATACAATGTACCTTCAAGAACTGGGCAAGATATTCCGCCAAGAGTGATTCAGGCTCTTTCGACGAACCCTAATTTGGCTGGAGTGAAGGAATGTATGGGAAATGATCGTGTAGAACTCTATACTTCAGATGGAATTGTTGTTTGGAGTGGTAATGATGATCAATGTCACGATGCTCGATGGGGATTTGGTGCAACTGGAGTTATATCTGTTGTGAGTAATCTTATTCCGGGTTTGATTAGAGAACTTATGTTTGAAGGAAAGAATTCATCTTTGAATGGTAAGATTATGAATTTGATTGAGTGGTTGTTTTGTGAGCCGAATCCAATTGGTTTGAATACAGCTCTTGCTCAGCTTGGTGTTGTTAGGCCGGTTTTTAGGCTCCCTTATGTGCCTCTTCCTTTGGCTAAACGGGTTGAATTTGTGAGAATTGTTGAGGAAATTGGTCGCGATAAGTTTGTTGGTGAGAAGGAGGTTAGGGTTCTTAGCGACGAGGATTTCATTATGGTTAGTCGTTATTAG
- the LOC124942077 gene encoding 4-hydroxy-tetrahydrodipicolinate synthase, chloroplastic-like isoform X1, with translation MSVIAPQISAFKSYGGFLNESSHRIPMPIFAQSPKMNSKWTFPQASLKPNFHLPMRSFEVKNSRTSAEEIQSLRLITAIKTPYLPDGRFDLEAYDDLMNTQIEEGVQGVIVGGTTGEGQLMSWDEHIMLIGHTVNCFGGSIKVIGNTGSNSTREAIHATEQGFAVGMHAALHINPYYGKTSINGLISHFESVIPMGPSIIYNVPSRTGQDIPPRVIQALSTNPNLAGVKECMGNDRVELYTSDGIVVWSGNDDQCHDARWGFGATGVISVVSNLIPGLIRELMFEGKNSSLNGKIMNLIEWLFCEPNPIGLNTALAQLGVVRPVFRLPYVPLPLAKRVEFVRIVEEIGRDKFVGEKEVRVLSDEDFIMVSRY, from the exons ATGTCAGTTATAGCACCGCAGATATCCGCTTTCAAGAGCTACGGCGGATTCCTAAATGAATCAAGTCATCGAATTCCGATGCCAATTTTCGCTCAAAGCCCTAAGAT GAATTCCAAATGGACATTTCCTCAGGCGTCTCTAAAACCTAATTTCCATCTTCCAATGCGAAGTTTCGAGGTTAAAAACAG CAGGACATCGGCTGAGGAAATACAGTCGTTGAGATTAATAACCGCAATCAAAACTCCATATCTACCAGATGGGAGATTCGACCTCGAAGCATATGATGATTTGATGAACACCCAGATTGAAGAAGGCGTGCAAGGTGTGATCGTCGGTGGTACGACCGGCGAAGGTCAATTAATGAGCTGGGATGAACACATAATGCTTATCGGACATACAGTCAATTGCTTCGGCGGATCAATCAAAGTGATAGGAAATACAGGAAGTAATTCAACTCGTGAAGCAATCCACGCAACTGAACAAGGTTTCGCAGTTGGTATGCATGCTGCACTTCATATCAATCCTTACTATGGTAAAACTTCGATAAATGGATTGATTTCTCATTTCGAAAGTGTAATCCCAATGGGACCATCTATTATATACAATGTACCTTCAAGAACTGGGCAAGATATTCCGCCAAGAGTGATTCAGGCTCTTTCGACGAACCCTAATTTGGCTGGAGTGAAGGAATGTATGGGAAATGATCGTGTAGAACTCTATACTTCAGATGGAATTGTTGTTTGGAGTGGTAATGATGATCAATGTCACGATGCTCGATGGGGATTTGGTGCAACTGGAGTTATATCTGTTGTGAGTAATCTTATTCCGGGTTTGATTAGAGAACTTATGTTTGAAGGAAAGAATTCATCTTTGAATGGTAAGATTATGAATTTGATTGAGTGGTTGTTTTGTGAGCCGAATCCAATTGGTTTGAATACAGCTCTTGCTCAGCTTGGTGTTGTTAGGCCGGTTTTTAGGCTCCCTTATGTGCCTCTTCCTTTGGCTAAACGGGTTGAATTTGTGAGAATTGTTGAGGAAATTGGTCGCGATAAGTTTGTTGGTGAGAAGGAGGTTAGGGTTCTTAGCGACGAGGATTTCATTATGGTTAGTCGTTATTAG